In Lachancea thermotolerans CBS 6340 chromosome H complete sequence, a single genomic region encodes these proteins:
- the FAB1 gene encoding 1-phosphatidylinositol-3-phosphate 5-kinase (similar to uniprot|P34756 Saccharomyces cerevisiae YFR019W FAB1 1-phosphatidylinositol-3-phosphate 5-kinase vacuolar membrane kinase that generates phosphatidylinositol (3 5)P2 which is involved in vacuolar sorting and homeostasis), with the protein MGSAGMEAPEFLSQKSLKPKTTTDLDTNPVLSDISLPAKLEVSNTDEHESTSTNNRPPHTLESCEDFHGLEPVLHESQNGVSPRNSKGMASKVHSEGTPSNRKSMGLELHSGIGNSNQQLRPYSIPLASSARTKRSSIYHMKTPNAIPIRAPSHRSTHFEGDDRTSVKSISSSLTASFSKSFLFGFYHNYKNGSKASKSVLSKEYWMKDESAKDCFSCAKPFTTFRRKHHCRICGQIFCGNCTFLIDGGKFQHDGKMRVCRNCHTDVDTLEDSSDESSAEEHEESTNEDQVESSLDQRLPSTDVLILEDDEVQSILADKKGAQVFRSTPPPPPKMAIPATRQGGSLEISVPSRSSPSSRGDASRHWRSMRDVYTIRDVDILPPYTIDTKGSRGSHGHVSALSSQAHEAHIPHLKHSMSSFAPNGGNNEVYKQPSRSPSSVIANLSNNDFKFEFNYRTKNFQDYLNGNNSRNSRTEQTHINRSESSPILPSHQEDTIIDNESGISDDGSEDERSMSLYAALNDSHQDQHYMRPMRNTTKSFQRAQASLQRMKSRGKFKGRSHASNSVVRKQFEFFNQSSPFLKPALNNDEDYFNLNESSLCLERPHPRNDASTGSRDMRRIISTASVLRLKSQESKSELSDVAQLHMNALLNQVLKDQDVEDLNEWIEVFKSILSSLQGIELDARNMNGLDFKQYYIKIKRIGGSFISNSRFVNGVVYSKNIPLKSMPRCLTNPRILLIMFPLEYQKNENHFMSLDSIMAQEEEYLRKLVLRLKSLNPDVVLVGANVSGFALKLMNDAGILVQFNMKPQVMERIAKLTEASIAITVDKLATSVKLGTCASFQVRTFCYGNLVKSYTFLEGCKASLGGTILLRGSSFDVLQKIKDITEFMAYAVFSLKLESSFFNDNFLQLSVELYKQSHKQQLESAAPQYFADFIEKFHQRILSVSPTVEFPMPFLLRKARELESELIRKESESKDLAATSTNSNSDLEKTIQDLGLESALTNQDFKNLVKFVHKKDVEDLKARFKWRSRQWELSYALSKNMLGTGTHQTIHVLYSMISKKTATPCVGPQLVSIDYFWDTDISIGQFIENIVATANCTCLHGCGGILLDHYRSYVHGTGKVDVLIERFQSRLPSLKNILLTWSYCKECSSSTPILQMSKKTWNYSFGKYLELLFWSRGEGIKTIGNCNHDFAKDHVKYFSYDDLMVRMEYSNVDVHELITPRSQISWKPNIDIKLKVELYYQILEKINNFYASVSDRLLRIKLDSMSSDRAVAAEGKIEELKKRVLKEKEILIDLTESIYRNTPGDQHLPLNATIRSLHDNAAGWDSEFSEFGKTFLPSENDIARITAIQLKKLFTDAAKTDQEQITLTEKLTTSDATQQKAHETGSDVTKNEIANDKRLSNMFEGSTTIGKLGSLYQDRSETFKEAHRPSITHRQTTPNIKKINTRDNSAILPKDDILIGSKKKVQGSTSDVRPSLDILTARPPIDLSDSVAKNSNSLRSLSNGSGGSFNSLHSKEYGSGSKVGQLANFFDQIHFDALSKEFELQREFERLQLNKNKYKALRVEPSKPIVEIYKNAKDAVDGPLHTDSRRKKLPFANGRQEWKNITNASKSHCSSNDELENKLEHSIHQWGERILRKEDKSVSDEGSTSENLTEKHESGEALSPVVTPAAAKMHKLDPESQPEKSSLMKTLANFWADRSATLWKSLDYPTASTEHIFVDSPVIIREDEPCSLISFCLSSSDYLQKMRVSNSSEGEKNGSNRAEPHNSTPCGTNAQGISEGGEANESLLSNDTAANKNSSLQNKESSTESAPEPREDTKTDGNDVENSNTGETEETNSEKIMTKKTAMHLRYQFQDGSSVMSCKIFFAEQFDAFRKTCSCEENFIQSLSRCVKWDSSGGKSGSAFLKTLDDRFVIKELSHTELDSFIKFAPSYFEYMAQAMFHDLPTALAKVFGLYQIQTKNSDSGKSFKMDVIIMENLFYDKKTSRIFDLKGSMRNRHVKQTGKENEVLLDENMVEYIYESPIFVREYDKKLLRASLWNDTLFLAKMNVMDYSLVIGVDNNNHTLTVGIIDFIRTFTWDKKLESWVKERGFVGGSTKEPTVVTPRQYKNRFREAMERYILMVPDPWFQEIHD; encoded by the coding sequence ATGGGCTCAGCGGGAATGGAAGCCccagagtttttgagtCAAAAGTCCctgaagccaaaaacaacaacCGACTTAGACACTAATCCGGTTCTTAGTGATATATCGCTCCCAGCAAAACTAGAAGTATCAAATACTGATGAGCATGAATCAACCAGCACAAATAACCGGCCGCCCCACACATTGGAGAGCTGCGAAGACTTCCATGGGCTTGAGCCAGTTCTTCATGAATCGCAAAATGGCGTTTCCCCACGAAATAGTAAAGGTatggcttcaaaagtgCATAGCGAAGGAACACCTTCAAACAGAAAATCTATGGGCCTAGAATTGCATAGCGGAATAGGGAATTCTAACCAGCAACTGCGTCCGTACTCTATTCCACTAGCAAGTAGCGCTCGCAccaaaagatcaagcaTCTATCACATGAAAACACCTAACGCTATTCCCATCAGAGCGCCAAGCCATAGATCCACGCACTTCGAGGGCGACGACAGAACATCAGTAAAGAGTATCTCTTCATCGTTGACagcttcattttccaaaagcttcctTTTCGGTTTTTATCATAATTACAAAAATGGCAGTAAAGCTTCCAAAAGCGTGCTGTCTAAAGAATACTGGATGAAAGACGAGAGTGCAAAAGATTGCTTCTCGTGCGCTAAGCCATTCACAACGTTTCGGCGTAAACACCACTGCCGTATTTGCGGCCAGATTTTCTGTGGCAACTGCACTTTTCTTATTGATGGCGGAAAGTTCCAACACGACGGGAAAATGAGAGTTTGCCGGAACTGTCATACTGACGTTGATACATTAGAAGATTCAAGTGATGAATCATCTGCGGAAGAGCATGAAGAAAGTACCAACGAAGATCAAGTAGAATCATCTCTCGATCAAAGACTACCTAGCACTGATGTTCTGATTCtagaagatgatgaagtcCAAAGCATTTTGGCAGATAAGAAAGGAGCCCAAGTTTTTCGTTCTACACCTCCACCGCCACCTAAGATGGCAATTCCTGCTACCAGACAAGGTGGGTCTCTTGAGATATCCGTACCTAGTCGATCAAGCCCTAGCTCGCGAGGGGATGCTTCACGCCATTGGCGCAGCATGAGGGATGTCTACACTATCAGAGACGTTGACATACTGCCGCCTTACACCATTGATACCAAAGGATCCAGAGGATCACACGGCCACGTTTCGGCCCTCAGCTCCCAAGCCCACGAGGCGCACATCCCACACCTTAAACATTCAATGTCAAGTTTTGCTCCTAATGGAGGGAATAATGAAGTATACAAGCAACCATCGAGGTCGCCTAGCTCAGTTATTGCTAATTTGTCCAACAATGATTTTAAATTCGAATTCAACTATAGaaccaagaactttcaaGACTATCTCAACGGGAACAACTCGAGGAATTCTCGTACCGAACAAACTCACATAAACCGCTCAGAATCATCACCGATCTTGCCATCGCATCAGGAAGACACTATAATTGATAACGAATCGGGGATTAGTGACGATGGGTCTGAAGACGAGCGGTCGATGTCTTTATATGCTGCGCTGAACGACTCACACCAAGACCAGCATTATATGCGGCCCATGCGAAATACAACAAAATCGttccaaagagctcagGCGTCCTTACAAAGAATGAAATCTCGCGGAAAATTTAAAGGCCGCTCGCATGCTAGTAACAGTGTTGTACGAAAGCAgtttgaatttttcaaccaaaGCAGCCCTTTCCTGAAGCCCGCGTTGAATAATGACGAAGATTACTTCAACTTGAATGAATCAAGTCTGTGTCTTGAGAGACCGCATCCTCGAAATGATGCCAGCACCGGATCCCGGGACATGAGGCGTATCATATCAACAGCCTCTGTTTTGCGTCTCAAATCGCAAGAAAGCAAAAGCGAATTAAGTGATGTCGCGCAGCTCCACATGAACGCTTTACTCAACcaagtcttgaaagaccAGGATGTCGAAGACCTAAACGAATGGATTGAAGTATTCAAATCAATATTATCCTCGCTACAGGGTATTGAGCTTGACGCTAGAAATATGAACGGCCTGGACTTCAAGCAGTATTACATCAAAATAAAACGAATTGGGGGCTCTTTCATTAGTAACTCAAGGTTCGTGAATGGCGTAGTTTATTCCAAAAATATACCTCTTAAGTCTATGCCGCGATGCCTAACGAACCCAAGGATTTTGCTCATAATGTTTCCTTTGGAGTACCAGAAAAACGAAAACCATTTTATGAGCCTGGACTCTATTATGGCACAGGAAGAAGAGTACCTCAGAAAGTTGGTGTTGAGACTGAAATCTCTCAACCCTGATGTTGTTCTCGTTGGTGCAAACGTCAGTGGCTTTGCACTCAAGTTGATGAATGACGCTGGGATACTTGTTCAATTTAACATGAAGCCACAAGTGATGGAACGAATTGCAAAATTAACGGAGGCAAGCATTGCAATCACTGTTGATAAACTGGCTACTAGCGTAAAACTTGGAACTTGCGCTTCATTCCAGGTGCGCACTTTCTGTTACGGTAACCTAGTAAAATCTTACACTTTCCTCGAAGGATGTAAAGCTTCGTTGGGCGGCACAATCCTCCTGAGAGGATCCAGTTTTGACGTCCTGcaaaaaatcaaagataTTACTGAATTTATGGCATATGCAGTATTTTCCCTTAAACTGGAAAGCTCGTTTTTCAATGACAATTTTCTGCAACTCTCTGTTGAGCTATACAAACAATCACATAAACAGCAGCTGGAGTCTGCTGCGCCCCAATATTTTGCTGACTTCATCGAAAAGTTCCACCAAAGGATTCTCTCAGTATCGCCTACCGTTGAATTCCCAATGCCGTTTCTTCTGAGAAAAGCCCGAGAGCTTGAATCGGAGCTGATCAGAAAGGAAAGCGAAAGTAAGGATTTAGCTGCGACTTCGACGAATTCTAACAGCGATCTAGAGAAAACTATTCAAGATTTGGGTTTGGAGTCAGCGCTTACAAAccaagacttcaaaaatttggtGAAGTTTGTCCATAAAAAGGATGTTGAAGATTTAAAAGCACGGTTCAAGTGGAGAAGCCGGCAATGGGAATTGTCTTACgctctctcaaaaaacatGCTTGGGACAGGCACCCACCAAACAATTCATGTGCTGTATTCGATGATATCGAAGAAGACTGCCACCCCGTGTGTTGGGCCTCAACTTGTCAGCATCGATTACTTTTGGGATACAGACATCTCTATTGGGCAGTTTATAGAAAACATTGTTGCCACTGCTAATTGCACGTGTTTACATGGTTGTGGTGGGATCCTTCTGGATCACTATAGGAGCTATGTTCACGGGACAGGTAAGGTTGATGTACTTATCGAAAGGTTCCAGAGTAGGCTTCCGTCCCTGAAAAACATCCTTTTAACGTGGAGCTATTGCAAAGAGTGCAGCAGCTCCACGCCTATCCTTCAaatgagcaagaaaacttgGAACTATTCTTTTGGAAAGTATCTCGAGCTATTATTTTGGAGTCGGGGTGAAGGGATCAAGACGATAGGAAACTGCAATCACGATTTTGCTAAGGATCATGTCAAGTACTTTAGCTACGATGATTTGATGGTGCGAATGGAGTATTCAAACGTTGACGTTCACGAATTGATAACACCACGGTCACAAATAAGCTGGAAGCCAAATATTGATATCAAACTCAAAGTCGAACTTTATTACCagattttggaaaagatcaacaacttcTATGCAAGTGTTTCGGATAGGCTGCTAAGAATCAAGCTTGACAGCATGTCGAGCGACAGAGCCGTGGCAGCTGAaggaaaaattgaagagcTTAAAAAGCGAGTATTaaaggagaaagaaattTTGATCGACCTCACCGAGAGCATTTACAGAAACACACCAGGAGATCAGCATCTTCCTTTGAATGCTACAATAAGATCCTTGCACGACAATGCAGCAGGGTGGGATTCAGAGTTTTCCGAGTTCGGGAAAACGTTCCTGCCTTCTGAGAACGACATTGCAAGAATTACTGCTATtcagctcaaaaagctttttacAGATGCCGCAAAAACGGACCAAGAGCAAATCACTCTTACAGAGAAATTAACAACGTCCGATGCTACTCAACAAAAGGCACATGAGACAGGATCAGATGTGACAAAAAACGAAATTGCGAACGACAAACGCCTGAGCAATATGTTCGAGGGTTCAACTACTATTGGAAAGCTCGGGAGCTTATACCAAGATAGAAGCGAGACTTTTAAAGAAGCTCACAGGCCCTCCATCACCCATCGCCAAACCACCccaaatatcaaaaaaatcaatacACGTGATAATTCCGCTATTTTACCAAAAGACGACATTCTTATAGggagcaagaagaaagttcAGGGTAGTACCAGTGATGTTCGCCCATCCCTAGATATACTCACAGCGAGACCGCCAATTGATTTATCTGATAGCGTTGCTAAGAATTCAAACTCTTTAAGAAGCCTTAGTAACGGCAGCGGTGGAAGTTTTAATAGTCTTCATTCAAAGGAATATGGTTCGGGTAGCAAAGTTGGCCAATTAGcaaacttttttgaccaGATACACTTCGACGCTTTGTCCAAGGAGTTCGAGTTGCAAAGGGAATTCGAAAGATTACAGcttaacaaaaacaagtacAAAGCTCTGAGAGTCGAGCCTTCCAAGCCTATAGTCGAAATCTAcaaaaatgcaaaagaCGCTGTCGATGGCCCTCTTCACACAGATtcgcgaagaaaaaagtTGCCGTTCGCTAACGGACGCCAGGAATGGAAAAATATCACTAATGCTTCCAAAAGCCACTGTTCCTCAAATGACGAATTAGAAAACAAGCTCGAGCATTCAATTCATCAATGGGGAGAGAGAATACTTcgaaaagaagacaaatCTGTGAGTGACGAAGGATCCACAAGTGAAAACTTAACTGAAAAACACGAAAGCGGGGAAGCATTATCACCAGTAGTGACCCCTGCCGCAGCCAAAATGCATAAATTAGATCCAGAAAGTCAACCGGAAAAATCGTCGCTGATGAAAACCCTGGCAAATTTTTGGGCGGATCGTTCTGCTACTCTGTGGAAGTCTTTGGATTATCCTACCGCATCAACCGAACACATCTTTGTTGATAGTCCAGTTATCATCCGGGAAGATGAGCCCTGCTCTCTCATCTCGTTttgcttgagctcctcGGACTACTTGCAAAAAATGCGGGTTTCCAATTCTTCAGAAGGGGAGAAAAATGGCAGCAATAGAGCAGAGCCACATAACAGCACTCCATGTGGCACGAACGCACAGGGAATATCAGAAGGTGGAGAAGCTAATGAATCCCTCCTCAGTAATGATACCGCTGCCAACAAGAATTCTAGTCTCCAAAATAAAGAATCAAGTACTGAGAGTGCACCTGAGCCCAGAGAAGATACTAAGACGGACGGAAACGACGTAGAAAACTCGAACACTGGGGAGACAGAAGAAACCAATTCAGAAAAAATTATGACAAAAAAGACTGCCATGCATCTACGTTAccagtttcaagatggGAGCTCTGTTATGTCTTGCAAGATATTTTTCGCCGAACAGTTTGATGCTTTCCGTAAAACTTGCAGTTGCGAAGAAAATTTCATTCAAAGTCTTTCAAGATGTGTCAAATGGGATTCGAGCGGTGGTAAGAGCGGAAGCGCGTTCTTAAAAACTCTTGACGACCGTTTCGTGATCAAGGAACTTTCACACACTGAGCTCGACtctttcatcaagttcGCTCCTAGCTATTTTGAATACATGGCTCAAGCAATGTTTCACGACTTGCCCACGGCTTTAGCCAAAGTTTTCGGTCTCTACCAGATTCAGACAAAGAATTCAGACAGTggaaaaagctttaaaaTGGATGTCATTATTATGGAAAACCTTTTTTATGACAAGAAAACATCCAGAATATTTGACCTGAAAGGGTCAATGAGAAACAGACATGTCAAACAGACAGGGAAAGAGAATGAAGTGTTGTTAGACGAAAACATGGTGGAATACATCTACGAATCCCCAATTTTTGTGCGCGAATATGACAAGAAACTACTCCGAGCATCCTTATGGAATGATACCCTTTTTCTGGCAAAAATGAACGTCATGGACTACTCTTTAGTTATTGGCGTTGACAATAACAACCATACCCTGACAGTTGGCATTATAGATTTTATAAGAACTTTCACTTGGGAtaagaaacttgaaagctgggtcaaagaaagagggTTTGTCGGAGGTAGTACGAAAGAACCTACCGTTGTCACACCAAGACAATATAAAAACAGGTTTCGTGAAGCAATGGAGCGGTACATCTTAATGGTTCCCGACCCTTGGTTTCAAGAGATTCATGATTGA